DNA sequence from the bacterium genome:
CAGGTCTTCGTATGTGAACGAGACGATCATCGACTCATACTACCTCTGCGATCAGGTTGTCGACGATGAAGGATTTGCGCTGCGGCGTGTTCTTGCCCATGTAGAATCCGAGCGCCTTCGACACCTCCCCCATCGCCCGCATGCGC
Encoded proteins:
- a CDS encoding type IIA DNA topoisomerase subunit B, producing the protein RALEELSKPETTRFKGLGEISPREMKHFMGADIRLEQVRMRAMGEVSKALGFYMGKNTPQRKSFIVDNLIAEVV